The Sedimentisphaera salicampi genome includes a region encoding these proteins:
- a CDS encoding valine--tRNA ligase, producing the protein MAKELSKVYNPREIEQFAEKLWLDAGSFHTEPPSKGGKNSKAYTIVIPPPNVTGMLHMGHALNNTLQDVIIRFKRMQGYNTLWMPGTDHAGIATQSVVEKKLHSEQGKTRHDVGREGLVQMIWDWKQQYGDTILEQLKGIGASCDWQRTRFTLDDMCARAVRRTFYKLFSDRLIYKGKRLVNWDPHLQTAVADDEVVHKTVQGNFYYMKYPLSDGSEEVMIATTRPETMLGDTAVAVNPKDERAEELVGKMIDLPLTGRKIPIIADDYVKRGEGTGFLKVTPAHDPNDYEIGLRHDLERINILTPEGYINENGGDFQGLERFEARKRVVEKLEEQGLLVKIEPREQEVGHSDRSGVIIEPYLSDQWFVKVAPLAEPAIEVLKEGRLKFHPKRYESAYIDWLEGIRDWCISRQLWWGHRIPIWSVELEVDRPVEHANEDPIPDEIKTALSNKTGVSWLEFTEDLGEFSVQMFPDEEEPTKVRIDICISEQDSTAESLLEKHGFQRDPDVLDTWFSSALWPFSTLGWPEETEELKFYYPTDLLITSRDIITLWVSRMVMMGLYNMKDVPFSDVFIHGKILDGNGETMSKSKGNGIDPLAIIDHYGADAMRFSLANMTTENQDMRMPVKQDDQGRNISSKFDIGRNFCNKLWNASRFAMMNLENMSHDQFDPDKMDITDRWILSRLEDTVCYVTDMLGEYKFSEPAGAIYRFFWNDLCDWYLEWGKPRMKDESQKPIFQNVLAFVLDNTLRIMHPFMPFITEGIFQTLSEYTNGRGLKGLTDIDTENLLIEANWPDSDLKQFRNPDVEQQISEVQTIIKSIREVRSQYNIAPKQKIKAGISAPESYHKLYESCRGLIMNLAGLESLEVAENIQREGTTATNVIGEIEVFVHGVIDPEAEKNRLEKQKQDLLKAAKAVEGRLSNENYVKNAPPAIVQDSRNKLAELSEQIEAVEKLIAEL; encoded by the coding sequence ATGGCAAAAGAACTATCGAAAGTTTATAACCCTCGAGAAATAGAGCAGTTTGCAGAAAAGCTTTGGCTTGATGCCGGCAGCTTCCATACAGAACCGCCTTCAAAGGGCGGTAAAAACAGCAAGGCATACACAATCGTAATCCCGCCTCCGAACGTAACGGGAATGCTGCACATGGGACACGCCCTGAACAATACGCTGCAGGATGTGATTATCCGCTTCAAGCGTATGCAGGGCTATAACACCCTCTGGATGCCCGGGACAGACCACGCCGGCATTGCCACTCAGAGCGTAGTGGAGAAAAAACTCCATTCTGAGCAGGGCAAAACCCGCCACGATGTGGGGCGCGAGGGTCTTGTCCAGATGATATGGGACTGGAAGCAGCAGTATGGAGACACAATCCTCGAGCAGCTCAAGGGAATCGGCGCAAGCTGCGACTGGCAGCGCACACGCTTCACCCTTGATGATATGTGCGCAAGGGCAGTTCGCAGAACGTTCTACAAGCTATTCAGCGACAGGCTCATATACAAGGGCAAAAGGCTTGTAAACTGGGATCCGCACCTCCAAACGGCAGTGGCTGATGATGAGGTTGTGCATAAAACAGTGCAGGGGAATTTCTACTATATGAAATATCCGCTCTCAGATGGAAGCGAAGAAGTTATGATCGCAACCACAAGACCTGAAACAATGCTCGGGGATACCGCAGTTGCGGTAAACCCCAAGGATGAGCGCGCAGAGGAGCTGGTGGGCAAGATGATAGACCTCCCGCTAACGGGGAGAAAAATACCGATAATAGCTGATGATTATGTAAAGCGAGGCGAGGGAACGGGCTTTCTGAAAGTAACCCCTGCCCACGACCCAAACGATTATGAAATCGGCCTGCGACACGATCTCGAGAGAATCAACATCCTCACGCCGGAGGGATACATAAACGAAAACGGAGGTGATTTCCAAGGGCTCGAGAGATTCGAGGCTCGCAAGCGAGTAGTGGAAAAGCTTGAGGAGCAGGGGTTATTAGTGAAAATTGAACCTCGGGAACAGGAAGTTGGCCATAGCGACCGCAGCGGCGTTATTATCGAGCCTTATCTCTCAGATCAATGGTTCGTGAAGGTTGCACCGCTCGCTGAGCCTGCGATTGAAGTGCTCAAGGAAGGCCGGCTGAAGTTCCACCCGAAACGCTACGAAAGCGCATATATCGACTGGCTTGAGGGAATAAGAGACTGGTGCATAAGCAGGCAGCTCTGGTGGGGGCACAGGATCCCGATATGGAGCGTTGAGCTGGAGGTTGACAGGCCTGTGGAGCACGCAAACGAAGACCCGATACCGGACGAAATCAAAACCGCCCTGAGCAACAAAACCGGCGTAAGCTGGCTCGAATTTACCGAAGACCTCGGCGAATTTTCCGTGCAGATGTTCCCTGATGAAGAAGAGCCCACAAAGGTGCGCATTGATATATGTATATCAGAACAGGACAGCACAGCAGAATCCCTGCTCGAGAAGCACGGCTTCCAGAGAGACCCGGACGTACTCGATACGTGGTTCAGCTCTGCGCTTTGGCCCTTCAGCACTCTCGGCTGGCCGGAAGAGACAGAAGAGCTCAAATTCTACTACCCAACAGACCTGCTGATCACCTCACGCGATATCATCACGCTCTGGGTGTCCAGAATGGTGATGATGGGGCTGTACAATATGAAAGATGTGCCTTTCAGCGATGTTTTCATACACGGCAAAATTCTCGACGGCAACGGCGAAACAATGAGCAAAAGCAAGGGCAACGGCATAGACCCCCTTGCAATTATCGATCATTACGGTGCAGATGCGATGCGTTTCAGCCTCGCCAATATGACCACCGAGAATCAGGATATGCGTATGCCTGTGAAGCAGGATGACCAGGGCAGGAATATCAGCAGCAAGTTTGACATAGGCAGGAATTTCTGCAACAAGCTCTGGAACGCATCTCGCTTTGCAATGATGAACCTCGAGAATATGAGCCATGATCAGTTCGATCCTGATAAGATGGATATTACAGACCGCTGGATTCTATCCCGCCTTGAAGATACGGTGTGTTATGTAACCGACATGCTGGGCGAGTATAAGTTCAGCGAGCCGGCAGGAGCGATTTACCGCTTCTTCTGGAACGACCTTTGCGACTGGTACCTCGAATGGGGCAAGCCGCGGATGAAAGACGAAAGCCAAAAGCCGATATTCCAGAACGTGCTTGCGTTTGTCCTCGATAATACGCTGAGGATTATGCATCCGTTTATGCCTTTCATTACTGAAGGCATATTCCAGACGCTCTCAGAATACACCAATGGAAGAGGGTTGAAAGGGCTAACAGATATAGACACTGAAAATCTGCTGATCGAGGCAAATTGGCCGGACAGTGATCTCAAGCAGTTCCGCAATCCCGATGTTGAGCAGCAGATAAGCGAAGTGCAGACGATAATAAAGAGCATTCGTGAGGTGAGAAGTCAGTACAATATCGCCCCGAAGCAGAAGATAAAGGCCGGAATCTCAGCCCCTGAGAGCTATCATAAGCTTTATGAGAGCTGCCGCGGGCTTATTATGAATCTTGCTGGGCTCGAGAGCCTCGAAGTAGCCGAAAACATACAGCGGGAGGGAACAACCGCCACAAACGTTATCGGCGAGATTGAAGTTTTTGTACACGGCGTGATAGACCCGGAGGCCGAGAAGAACCGCCTCGAAAAACAGAAGCAAGACCTGCTCAAGGCCGCTAAGGCTGTAGAGGGAAGGCTCTCCAATGAAAATTACGTAAAAAATGCCCCTCCTGCTATCGTGCAGGATTCGAGAAATAAACTCGCAGAGCTTAGCGAGCAGATTGAGGCAGTTGAAAAGCTCATTGCAGAACTCTGA
- a CDS encoding co-chaperone GroES family protein yields the protein MTEKFETVEPIGKRVLIRKDEDKKQTKGGIQLPDNMEIPNITGRIVEVSAEVANLPEVPLSQYDKVLFNPKGAIPVDFEGDNRLFVVDVENIVAVFRKS from the coding sequence ATGACAGAAAAATTTGAGACCGTTGAACCGATCGGCAAGAGAGTGCTGATCAGGAAAGATGAAGATAAGAAACAGACAAAAGGCGGAATCCAGCTTCCTGACAATATGGAGATCCCCAACATAACCGGAAGGATTGTGGAGGTCTCTGCTGAGGTAGCAAATCTCCCGGAAGTGCCGCTGAGCCAGTATGATAAGGTCCTCTTTAATCCGAAAGGCGCTATACCCGTCGATTTTGAAGGGGATAACAGGCTTTTTGTGGTGGATGTGGAAAACATCGTAGCTGTATTCAGGAAGTCCTGA
- a CDS encoding AAA family ATPase gives MQIKSFSYSDTINKWELAESNFNDLNLLVGISGVGKTQILNSLRVVSQIAGGETYNGISFSLVFQTSGKDEYRWEAGFETLEHIAEQSISLPDFVSHGAEKPKIEREFLSLNGKTILERDAESIVLNGRKTPKLDSSQSALNLLKFEDLIAPASKEMNKIVSSSMAYNEAPEMSMLNLNEFELAVSKLDTLKKIRESELSIGIKLSLIFSNCFDTFEEIRDEFIDVFQQVEDVVVNSNEQFINGRFVVCPTVLVKEKGVPGWVNQKRLSAGMHKTFYQITQSHLWPEGSVILIDEFENSLGINCINILTDIILGQSRRLQFIITSHHPYIINNIDQRFWRVVVRNKGMVRIKDAESLGLGKSNHEAFIQLINTQDYIDGISLQ, from the coding sequence ATGCAGATAAAGAGTTTTTCATATTCAGATACCATAAACAAGTGGGAACTTGCTGAGTCGAATTTCAACGATCTGAACCTGCTTGTAGGTATCTCAGGCGTTGGGAAAACGCAGATCCTCAATTCGCTTCGTGTGGTATCGCAGATAGCTGGCGGTGAGACATACAACGGCATAAGCTTTTCGCTGGTATTCCAAACATCCGGTAAAGATGAATACCGCTGGGAGGCAGGCTTTGAAACCCTCGAGCACATCGCAGAACAGAGTATATCTCTGCCCGATTTTGTGAGCCATGGGGCGGAAAAGCCCAAAATCGAGCGTGAATTTCTCAGCCTCAACGGCAAAACCATTCTGGAAAGAGATGCCGAATCAATAGTCCTTAACGGCCGGAAAACGCCAAAGCTCGATTCGAGCCAGAGCGCCTTAAATCTTCTTAAATTCGAGGATCTCATAGCCCCGGCCAGCAAGGAGATGAACAAGATTGTCAGCAGCTCCATGGCCTACAACGAGGCTCCGGAGATGTCTATGCTGAACCTGAACGAATTTGAGCTTGCAGTTTCCAAGCTTGATACGCTCAAGAAAATCCGGGAAAGTGAGCTTTCGATCGGGATTAAGCTCAGCCTTATATTCTCCAACTGCTTCGATACGTTCGAGGAAATACGCGATGAGTTTATCGATGTGTTTCAGCAGGTGGAGGATGTTGTGGTAAACAGCAACGAGCAATTCATCAACGGGCGGTTTGTGGTATGCCCAACGGTGCTTGTGAAGGAGAAGGGAGTTCCGGGCTGGGTAAACCAGAAGCGGCTCTCAGCAGGTATGCACAAAACATTCTACCAGATCACTCAGTCTCACCTGTGGCCGGAGGGCTCGGTAATTCTAATCGACGAATTCGAGAACAGCCTCGGGATCAACTGCATCAACATCCTTACGGATATAATCCTCGGCCAGTCCCGCAGGCTTCAGTTTATCATAACCAGCCATCACCCCTACATAATAAACAATATCGACCAGCGTTTCTGGCGGGTTGTAGTTCGCAATAAGGGGATGGTGCGTATAAAAGATGCTGAGAGCCTCGGGCTCGGCAAATCGAATCACGAGGCGTTTATACAGCTAATCAACACTCAGGACTACATCGACGGAATCAGCTTGCAATGA
- the lptB gene encoding LPS export ABC transporter ATP-binding protein, whose amino-acid sequence MSDKLLETRGLVKKFSGRAVVNHVSLSVRKKEIVGLLGRNGAGKTTSFRMCIGMIIPDEGQVYFDGHQVGRMPMYKRARKGMGYLSQEPSVFQRLSVRDNLLAILETLKMTKAQRILKAEELCETFGLTEVYRSQARLLSGGERRKLEIARAMATNPSLIFLDEPFSGVDPIAVEELQKEIENLHSSGVSILITDHNVERTLEIVDKAYIMDHGSVIASGRPAEIIKDELVRKSYLGKTFKGDEFD is encoded by the coding sequence GTGTCAGATAAACTGCTTGAAACAAGAGGACTGGTGAAGAAATTCTCCGGCAGAGCCGTGGTAAACCATGTCTCGCTTTCTGTGAGGAAGAAAGAGATTGTGGGTCTGCTGGGCAGAAACGGTGCAGGGAAAACCACATCATTCAGGATGTGCATCGGAATGATCATCCCCGACGAGGGACAGGTGTATTTTGACGGCCATCAGGTAGGCCGGATGCCGATGTATAAGCGTGCGCGAAAGGGGATGGGGTATTTATCTCAGGAGCCCAGCGTATTCCAGAGGCTCTCTGTGCGTGATAATCTGCTCGCTATACTCGAGACCCTGAAAATGACAAAGGCGCAGCGCATTCTCAAGGCCGAAGAACTCTGCGAAACCTTCGGGCTCACTGAGGTTTACCGCTCGCAGGCGAGGCTCCTCTCCGGCGGAGAAAGGCGCAAGCTCGAAATCGCAAGGGCAATGGCAACAAACCCCTCGCTGATATTTCTCGATGAGCCTTTCAGCGGGGTAGATCCGATAGCGGTTGAAGAGCTGCAAAAAGAAATTGAAAACCTCCACAGCTCCGGCGTGAGCATACTCATAACAGACCATAATGTGGAGAGGACACTGGAAATCGTGGATAAGGCATATATTATGGATCACGGCAGTGTGATTGCCTCAGGCCGGCCAGCTGAGATTATTAAGGATGAGCTGGTGCGAAAGAGCTATCTGGGCAAGACATTCAAAGGTGATGAGTTTGATTAG
- a CDS encoding DUF4276 family protein, translating to MNLYILVEGKCTEFKLYPAWLSVLLPKFERVYSFDQVEQNNYYIVSGYGIPSLIKNHLPNAILDVARLKEKYDYLVVVVDAEELSVEQRKSEVAEVQRRYKRELGNVKVQVVVQNRCIETWLLGNREMIPPSPKREKLKRYIDYYDINFNNPENMPNYVDDTDAREEGPHFSTTARFHTDYLQEVFKEQNMVYTKRNPRYASNEQFLKGLMRRVMYDPSDLVSFQEFLNFCETVSKK from the coding sequence ATGAATCTTTATATCTTAGTAGAAGGCAAATGTACTGAGTTTAAGCTCTATCCGGCATGGCTTTCAGTGCTTCTGCCGAAATTCGAGAGGGTGTACAGCTTCGATCAAGTAGAGCAGAACAATTACTACATTGTCAGCGGCTACGGAATCCCCTCGCTGATAAAGAATCACCTGCCGAACGCTATCCTTGATGTGGCCAGATTGAAAGAGAAATACGATTATCTGGTAGTAGTGGTTGACGCCGAGGAGCTGAGCGTAGAGCAGAGAAAGAGCGAGGTTGCAGAGGTGCAGCGTCGATATAAGCGGGAACTTGGTAATGTGAAGGTGCAGGTGGTAGTGCAGAACAGGTGCATCGAAACATGGCTTTTGGGCAATCGGGAGATGATTCCGCCCTCGCCGAAGCGGGAGAAGCTCAAAAGATACATAGACTACTACGACATCAATTTCAACAACCCCGAAAATATGCCAAATTACGTTGACGATACCGATGCCCGAGAGGAAGGCCCGCATTTTTCCACTACTGCAAGATTTCATACCGACTACCTTCAGGAGGTATTCAAGGAGCAGAATATGGTTTACACCAAACGAAATCCGAGATACGCATCCAATGAGCAGTTTTTGAAAGGTCTTATGCGGAGGGTAATGTACGACCCTTCCGATTTGGTAAGCTTTCAGGAGTTTCTGAACTTCTGCGAAACCGTGTCAAAAAAATGA